In Pirellula sp. SH-Sr6A, the DNA window CCACATAACTCCCCATCGTGGCGATGAAACTCTGTTCTGGGCCCGATGGAATTGGCAAGCACTCTGCAAGCGATGCCACGACCGCAAGACCGCACAAGGTGAATAGATGGCCAAGAAGATCGTCAAGAAATCGCCGCCTTCCAAAGTCGCGAAAAAGTCGCAGCCAATCAGGCAGGTCCCCAGCCCTGCAGGCTTTGACCTCTGCCCCATTGGAATTGCTTATTGGGAACGGATCGCTCCACAGCTCGTGGAAATCAACTTGCTCACGGAACTCCATCTCGAAACGTTTGCCGAATTGTGTAGGACCTATGGTGAATATCGCACCCTGACAAAGTGGCTGATCGAGGACCCTTCGCGAGCAACGTTCACATCCGAAAGTGGATACGAGTCCGAGTCGCCCCAAGTTCGTATGAGAGAGAAGGCGCTCACGACCCTTCAGAAACTTTGGCCCAAGTTTGGTTTACATCCATTTAGTCTCGCTCAAATGCGAAAGCACGGCGGCATTCCTTCGAACAAAGGAGCAGCCATCCAAGCATTCGCCCA includes these proteins:
- a CDS encoding P27 family phage terminase small subunit; this encodes MAKKIVKKSPPSKVAKKSQPIRQVPSPAGFDLCPIGIAYWERIAPQLVEINLLTELHLETFAELCRTYGEYRTLTKWLIEDPSRATFTSESGYESESPQVRMREKALTTLQKLWPKFGLHPFSLAQMRKHGGIPSNKGAAIQAFAHRKYDR
- a CDS encoding HNH endonuclease — protein: MNCAKDDRYIASTIVDHITPHRGDETLFWARWNWQALCKRCHDRKTAQGE